The Bremerella cremea sequence TCCTTCCGGCACGTCTTGCACGATTCGTTCTAAGTCGTGGGACAGTTCGGCTTCGTGTTGCTGGCTCGGATAACGAATATTGAAACGAACGACCGCTACATCAGGGACGACATTATTCGGGCCGCCGCCATCGATTTTAGCGACGTTAACGGTTGTATCAGGCCAGCGGCCATTCAGTTCGTGCAGTTGCCGAGCCACGTTGGCGGCGGCCACGACGGCATTGCGTCCTTTGTAAAACTCTCGTCCCGCGTGAGCCGCTTGCCCCCGCACGACAATCTCGAAATTGCCAGAACCTTTCCGCTGTCCGATAAGATGTCCACTTGGCAGACAAGGTTCGAAGAGCAAACCGAAATTGGCATCGCTTCCATACTGAGCGAAGATGTTGCGCGAGCCAAGTGAGCCAATTTCCTCGTCGCTGTTCAACAAAATTGTCCAACCAAGTTGCCTGTTGCCGGTGGCCTCGACATACCGTTCCAGGGCGCGCAAGGCATACAGCATGACCACCAAGCCTCCTTTGGCATCGGCCACGCCTGGGCCATGGAGGACGTTTCCGGCCAGCTTTAATGTTTGAAACGGGGAATCAGCCGGATAGACCGTGTCCATGTGAATGGAAAGGACCGCCTGACGCGTAGCTTTCTCGCGTCGCCGCCCTACCAGAACGCCCGCCAATAGGCGTTCGGTCACCTCGCCGCGAGAGCTCACTTCTGTTTGCGGATCGACCGCCAAGTAGTCGATGTGGTCGGTGATCGAGGTGAACTCGGCTTCGACCAGTTCGGCCAACTGTCTTAAACCTGCCAGATTGGCGGTGCCAGTATTGATAGCAGCCCAATCGGCTAGTTGGGTCACCATCTGATCTTGCTGTTTAGCCAACCAGGATAGAATTGATTTTGTATCTGGTTCCAGTGACATGGCGAACCTGCCGAAGAGAAGTTGCATGAGATTGTAAGCGCCCTACTTCATTGTATGCCGTACAATACAGATGGATGTTTTTCTTGTTTCACCTGTCACGTTCCCCCATCCCATTGCAGACAGGAGCGAGCAATGTCGGAAATTCGCGTTCTAGTGGTGGAAGATAACCCACTTCAAGCAGCGCTCATTCAGGAATTGTTGGCCCAAAGTGTTGATACCCGCTTCGAGCTCGACCTCTTTGAAAACCTAGAGACGGCCCTCAATTGTCTCAGTAAGAAGAAGTTTGACGCGATATTGCTCGACTTGACACTTCCCGATAGCGAAGGACTTACCACCTTTATTCGGATGCACGAGGCTGCTACCGGCGTGCCGGTGGTGGTTTTGACCGGAAACGACGATTGGTCGCTGGCCGCCAAGGCGGTGGAAGCAGGCGCCCAAGACTATCTGATTAAAGGCAAGATCGACGGTAATCGGCTGGCCAGGGCTTTGCGTCTGGCGGTCAAACGAACGCATGCCGAGCAGCAGGAATGGAATTCGCCGATGCTGCACCTGGCGCAGCAGCAATTCTTAAAAGCGGCCCAGATCATGGGGCTCGACGAGAACCTGCGCGAACGGCTGCTGTTTCCTCAACGAACGCTTGTCGTCACCCTCCCCTTCCGCCGAGATAACTACACCCAGGTCGAAACCGTGTTCGGTTATCGCGTGCAGCACTTGCTGACCATGGGGCCGACCAAAGGGGGTATTCGCTATCACGAAGATGTTGGCCTGGGCGAAGTGTCCGCGCTGGCGATGTGGATGAGCTGGAAATGTGCGTTGATGCGTCTTCCTTTCGGTGGCGCCAAAGGTGGCGTCCGAATCGATCCGACCGAACTGACCGGGCACGAACTGCAACGCCTGACCCGACGTTACACGATGGAAATCATCGACATGATCGGGCCCGACAAAGACATTCCGGCCCCAGACATGGGGACGGACGAACAAGTCATGGCGTGGCTGATGGATACCTACAGCCAGCAAATGGGTCACTCGGTTCCGACCATTGTTACCGGCAAGCCGGTCTCTCTGGGAGGTTCACTCGGACGGCGAGAAGCCACCGGGCGAGGGCTGGTTTATGTGATCGAAGAAGCGGCCAAGGTGATGGGGCTTCCTATCCAAGGGGCCACCGCCGTCGTGCAAGGTTTTGGTAATGTCGGTAGCAATACGGCTCGGTTGCTGGAAGAACTGGGAGTGAAAGTGGTGGGCGTCAGCGACGTTTCAACCGGCTTATACAACCCCAAAGGGCTTTCGGTGACCGACTTGTTGCAGTACGCCCATGACCACCGCGTGCTGAAAGGGTATCCTCATGCCGACGAAGTCACGAACCAAGAGTTGCTTGAGTTGCCGTGCGATATTTTGGCACCGTGTGCATTGCAAAATCAGATTACCGAGCGGAATGCCGAGAAGCTGAATTGCAAGCTGGTGGCCGAAGGTGCCAATGGCCCGACAAGCCTGGAAGCGGACGAGATCCTGAAAGAACGTGGGATCTTCGTCATTCCGGACGTGCTTGGCAACGCAGGCGGCGTGACGGTTTCGTACTTCGAGTGGGTCCAAGGAACACAAAACTACATGTGGACGTTGGAAGAAATCAACTCGCGGTTGAAGAAGATTCTGGTCGATGCTTTCCAGCGGACTTCAAGCCGAGCCGAAAGCTCGAATCTTGACTTCCGCACGGCGGCTTTGATTGAAGGAATC is a genomic window containing:
- a CDS encoding Glu/Leu/Phe/Val dehydrogenase dimerization domain-containing protein, with product MSEIRVLVVEDNPLQAALIQELLAQSVDTRFELDLFENLETALNCLSKKKFDAILLDLTLPDSEGLTTFIRMHEAATGVPVVVLTGNDDWSLAAKAVEAGAQDYLIKGKIDGNRLARALRLAVKRTHAEQQEWNSPMLHLAQQQFLKAAQIMGLDENLRERLLFPQRTLVVTLPFRRDNYTQVETVFGYRVQHLLTMGPTKGGIRYHEDVGLGEVSALAMWMSWKCALMRLPFGGAKGGVRIDPTELTGHELQRLTRRYTMEIIDMIGPDKDIPAPDMGTDEQVMAWLMDTYSQQMGHSVPTIVTGKPVSLGGSLGRREATGRGLVYVIEEAAKVMGLPIQGATAVVQGFGNVGSNTARLLEELGVKVVGVSDVSTGLYNPKGLSVTDLLQYAHDHRVLKGYPHADEVTNQELLELPCDILAPCALQNQITERNAEKLNCKLVAEGANGPTSLEADEILKERGIFVIPDVLGNAGGVTVSYFEWVQGTQNYMWTLEEINSRLKKILVDAFQRTSSRAESSNLDFRTAALIEGIERVAEAKLKRGLFP
- a CDS encoding hydrolase, which gives rise to MSLEPDTKSILSWLAKQQDQMVTQLADWAAINTGTANLAGLRQLAELVEAEFTSITDHIDYLAVDPQTEVSSRGEVTERLLAGVLVGRRREKATRQAVLSIHMDTVYPADSPFQTLKLAGNVLHGPGVADAKGGLVVMLYALRALERYVEATGNRQLGWTILLNSDEEIGSLGSRNIFAQYGSDANFGLLFEPCLPSGHLIGQRKGSGNFEIVVRGQAAHAGREFYKGRNAVVAAANVARQLHELNGRWPDTTVNVAKIDGGGPNNVVPDVAVVRFNIRYPSQQHEAELSHDLERIVQDVPEGMVMSLHGGFFAPPKPLNEPYQQLLETVQKCGETIGLDLAWESTGGVCDGNRLAALGVPNVDTMGVQGGNIHSPQEYMLIDSLVPRAQLAFLTLISQVP